A portion of the Megalobrama amblycephala isolate DHTTF-2021 linkage group LG23, ASM1881202v1, whole genome shotgun sequence genome contains these proteins:
- the si:dkey-74k8.4 gene encoding L-asparaginase has translation MFFEEPEEEHYDPLFLPLSELRSKRRDRQFLRIVGKVLRLSWLKHKTLEERQSTIQRLMPSFARRCIDNNDFLSLQEILNHMDIDAADYDGNTVLHRACEKGNNDMVLQLLALGASCQMTNRFGFTPLHLAIKNKHNDVIKILMPQGATVTLHPVRIGMELIKAVRAKDYRLVHAWYLAGTNMNERDYNGQTALHAAVEKRDKLMVSKLLQYGATPEIADVWERTAADEAREKNLHDILKLFNLIEN, from the exons ATGTTCT TTGAGGAACCAGAAGAGGAACATTATGATCCGTTGTTTCTTCCGTTATCGGAATTGAGATCTAAACGGAGAGACCGGCAGTTCCTCCGCATCGTGGGAAAGGTGCTAAGACTCAGCTGGCTTAAACACAAGACGCTTGAA GAACGTCAATCGACTATCCAACGTCTGATGCCCTCTTTTGCCAGGAGATGCATAGATAACAACGACTTCCTGTCTTTACAGGAGATTCTCAATCAT ATGGATATAGATGCAGCAGATTATGATGGCAACACTGTCTTGCACAGAGCTTGTGAAAAAGGAAACAATGACATGGTATTGCAGTTACTGGCTCTTGGAGCCTCATGCCAAATGACAAACCGCTTTGGTTTCACACCTCTGCATCTTGCCATAAAAAACAA GCACAATGACGTGATCAAGATTTTGATGCCGCAGGGAGCCACAGTAACTCTACACCCTGTGCGAATCGGCATGGAACTTATCAA GGCAGTTCGGGCCAAGGACTATAGGCTGGTGCATGCATGGTACTTAGCTGGTACAAACATGAACGAGCGTGATTACAACGGACAGACTGCTTTACATGCAGCAGTGGAGAAGAGGGACAAGCTCATGGTGTCCAAACTTCTTCAATATGGCGCTACCCCAGAG ATTGCTGATGTTTGGGAAAGGACAGCAGCAGATGAAGCAAGAGAGAAAAACCTTCATGACATTTTGAAGCTCTTCAACCTTATTGAAAACTGA
- the LOC125259135 gene encoding uncharacterized protein LOC125259135, protein MSFHKNTSSSSSSSDMEESTCSVDSPSPESFDEDDFTSKLKWFMKRELLLNKISDLERRARERQEECQSLLERFRNIQKSLEWEIEKVQNSMVSMEQLKNLQKTFDEFQAEMKHNVSRLQDNFEKMRGVAAKHRANMNAQDKPRKEDLDPKVVQSIQSLKCCPTVPKMKANSDAVSEYSSNLIGVLNNIAKSNTCSPAMSRALTITTATIENLNKAFQDHCKEVKALKASPKQQRKVAEEVDRDIYGSSWQENGSIAQQQMPKLLANPERPKTDPVSKPITLPQVRKPVQGAKNKVLQLERPVTALQKTPNDLKSPSADDMFPPASVRSFALSNITQSVENTKVSMESKEETREVTSFNKMAQEELQSPAPLGIYHPSPLKSFDLPQISQSVEETKVYEGSMLRTGTPFEGMAQKDLQSPSTLKIHRPSPVESFDLPQISQSVEETKVYEGSMLRTGTPFEGMAQKDLQSPSTLKIHRPSPVKSFDLPQISHAVEETKVDVVPVEDLQSPSPVHTHPSSIMKRPQIQTEVKPSLQKPDKPETNKYVSAVSGNNEEDDDKLLPERMKGQTFVIDIEAQESNLKHLDQAFQNNNISSEMYNLCRGNISQTLQSVDLRLGCLLRRYIRHVQLKQLRKRLDENFKLTRNLKDGLAFKKVHSQLCKFDHFQQSVRKVWDAKQASTDETRKWCIARMAHLYQQMNSIHGLPLTGISCVQRHVPVPLLTVTPVRFSTHLCPSPPQHPQTAPSRASPARLPRNNLRLLYSTNATRNISGSFLKISCIRQCELASGTSHV, encoded by the exons ATGTCTTTTCACAAGaacacatcatcatcatcatcatcatccgaTATGGAGGAAAGCACCTGTAGCGTAGACAGTCCCTCCCCGGAATCATTTGATGAGGACGATTTCACCTCTAAATTAAAATGGTTTATGAAGCGTGAACTGCTGCTCAACAAAATCTCGGACCTTGAGCGCAGAGCCCGAGAGCGCCAGGAGGAGTGCCAATCACTGCTGGAGCGATTCAGAAATATAC AGAAATCGCTAGAATGGGAAATAGAGAAAGTGCAAAACTCTATGGTCAGCATGGAGCAGCTGAAGAACTTGCAGAAGACTTTCGACGAGTTCCAGGCTGAAATGAAGCACAACGTGAGCCGCTTACAGGACAACTTTGAGAAAATGCGAGGTGTTGCTGCTAAACATCGTGCAAACATGAATGCACAAG ATAAACCAAGGAAAGAGGATCTGGATCCCAAAGTGGTTCAAAGCATCCAGTCTCTGAAGTGCTGTCCCACAGTACCAAAAATGAAGGCGAATTCAGATGCTGTCTCAGAGTATTCATCAAACCTGATCGGTGTGTTGAATAACATCGCCAAATCAAACACCTGCAGTCCAGCCATGAGCAGGgcattaacaataacaacagcgaCCATTGAAAACCTCAACAAGGCTTTTCAAGATCACTGCAAAGAGGTAAAGGCTCTCAAGGCTAGTCCAAAGCAACAGAGAAAGGTGGCTGAAGAAGTGGACAGAGACATCTACGGTTCATCTTGGCAGGAAAATGGCTCTATAGCACAGCAGCAGATGCCAAAATTGCTTGCCAATCCTGAGAGGCCAAAGACTGATCCTGTGAGCAAGCCGATTACTCTCCCTCAGGTCAGGAAGCCTGTGCAGGGGgcaaaaaataaagtgttgcagCTGGAAAGACCAGTAACAGCATTACAAAAGACTCCAAACGACCTCAAGAGTCCATCTGCTGATGACATGTTTCCTCCGGCCTCTGTCAGATCTTTTGCTCTTTCCAACATTACACAATCTGTAGAGAACACAAAAGTTAGCATGGAGTCAAAGGAAGAAACAAGAGAGGTCACATCATTTAACAAGATGGCTCAAGAAGAACTGCAGAGCCCTGCTCCTCTTGGCATCTATCATCCTTCCCCTCTCAAATCTTTTGATCTCCCTCAGATCTCGCAGTCTGTAGAGGAGACAAAAGTTTATGAAGGGTCAATGTTGAGAACAGGGACCCCATTTGAAGGGATGGCTCAGAAAGACCTCCAGAGTCCATCTACTCTTAAGATCCATCGTCCTTCCCCTGTCGAATCTTTTGATCTCCCTCAGATCTCGCAGTCTGTAGAGGAGACAAAAGTTTATGAAGGGTCAATGTTGAGAACAGGGACCCCATTTGAAGGGATGGCTCAGAAAGACCTCCAGAGTCCATCTACTCTTAAGATCCATCGTCCTTCCCCTGTCAAATCTTTTGATCTCCCTCAGATCTCACATGCCGTAGAGGAGACTAAAGTTGATGTGGTGCCAGTGGAAGATCTCCAGAGTCCGTCTCCTGTCCACACCCATCCTTCCTCAATCATGAAACGGCCTCAAATTCAGACTGAAGTAAAGCCATCACTTCAGAAACCTGACAAGCCAGAGACAAACAAATATGTTTCAGCAGTCTCAGGTAACAATGAAGAGGATGATGACAAACTTCTTCCTGAAAGGATGAAAGGTCAAACATTTGTAATTGACATCGAAGCTCAAGAAAGCAACCTCAAACATCTGGATCAAGCTTTTCAAAACAACAACATCTCCTCTGAAATGTACAACCTGTGCAGAGGAAACATCAGTCAAACGCTTCAAAGTGTTGATCTGCGACTTGGATGTCTTTTACGGAGATACATCAGACACGTCCAATTGAAGCAATTAAG GAAGAGGCTCGATGAAAATTTCAAGCTTACCAGAAATTTAAAGGATGGACTGGCATTCAAAAAAGTTCATTCTCAGCTCTGTAAATTCGACCATTTCCAACAGAGTGTGAGAAAAGTCTGGGACGCCAAGCAAGCTTCCACGGACGAGACACGCAAATGGTGCATCGCACGGATGGCCCATTTATACCAGCAG ATGAATTCGATCCATGGCCTACCTCTGACAGGCATATCATGTGTCCAGAGGCACGTACCAGTGCCTCTGCTGACTGTGACACCTGTGAGGTTCAGCACACATCTATGCCCGTCTCCTCCTCAGCACCCACAAACTGCTCCCAGCAGAGCCAGTCCGGCTCGTCTTCCTCGAAACAACCTGAGACTTCTTTACAGcacgaatgcaaccaggaataTATCAGGCAGTTTCTTGAAGATCAGTTGCATCCGCCAATGTGAACTCGCTTCTGGAACATCTCATGTGTAA
- the maea gene encoding E3 ubiquitin-protein transferase MAEA isoform X1, translating into MAVQETAAQLSMALKVQEYPTLKVPYETLNKRFRAAQKNIDRETSHVTMVVAELEKTLSSFPVVDTVVSLLDGVVEKLSALKRKAAESIQAEDESAKLCKRRIEHLKEHSSDQPASANVWKKKRMDRMMVEHLLRCGYYNTAVKLARQSGIEDLVNIEMFLTAKEVEESLERQETATCLAWCHDNKSRLRKMKSCLEFSLRIQEFIELIRQNKRMDAVRHARKHFSQAEGGQLDEVRQVMGMLAFPSDTHISPYKDLLDPARWKMLIQQFRYDNYRLHQLGNNSVFTITLQAGLSAIKTPQCYKEDGTSKNPDCPVCSKSLNKLAQPLPMAHCANSRLVCKISGEVMNENNPPMMLPNGYVYGYNSLLSIRQDDKVVCPRTKEVFNFSQAEKVYIM; encoded by the exons ATGGCGGTGCAGGAGACAGCAGCTCAACTCTCTATGGCCCTAAAGGTTCAAGAATACCCAACTTTAAAG GTTCCTTATGAAACCTTGAACAAGCGCTTCCGAGCAGCTCAAAAGAATATAGACCGGGAGACCAGTCACGTGACAATGGTGGTGGCAGAGCTGGAGAAAACACTCAGTAGCTTTCCAGTGGTGGATACTGTAGTCTCTCTCCTGGATGGGGTGGTTGAGAAGCTCAGCGCCCTCAAGAGAAAG GCAGCTGAGTCTATCCAAGCAGAAGATGAGAGTGCCAAGTTATGTAAGCGACGCATAGAGCACCTGAAGGAACATAGCAGTGACCAGCCGGCCAGCGCCAACGTTTGGAAGAAGAAGCGCATGGACCGCATGATGGTGGAACACTTACTACGATGTGGCTATTACAACACCGCAGTCAAGCTAGCCAGACAAAGTGGGATTGAG GATTTGGTCAACATAGAAATGTTTCTTACTGCAAAAGAGGTTGAAGAATCTCTTGAACGTCAGGAAACGGCCACCTGTCTGGCTTGGTGCCACGATAACAAGTCTCGCTTACGGAAAATGAAA AGCTGTTTGGAGTTCAGTTTAAGGATCCAGGAATTTATTGAACTCATTCGACAAAACAAACGAATGGACGCAGTAAG ACATGCACGCAAACACTTCAGCCAAGCAGAAGGAGGGCAGTTGGATGAGGTACGGCAAGTGATGGGCATGCTGGCGTTTCCCTCAGACACGCACATCTCACCATATAAG GATCTTTTGGATCCAGCTCGCTGGAAAATGCTGATCCAGCAATTCAGATATGACAACTACAGATTACACCAGCTGGGGAACAACTCCGTGTTTACAATTACCCTGCAGGCAGGGCTGTCTGCCATCAAAACCCC CCAGTGTTATAAAGAGGATGGCACTTCCAAAAATCCAGACTGCCCTGTCTGCAGTAAGTCGCTGAACAAATTGGCTCAACCTCTTCCCATGGCCCACTGTGCAAACTCAAGGCTGGTGTGCAAAATCTCTGGCGAGGTCATGAACGAGAACAACCCACCCATGATGCTGCCTAATGGCTATGTTTATGGATACAAT TCTCTCTTGTCCATTCGTCAAGATGACAAGGTGGTATGCCCCAGGACCAAAGAGGTTTTCAACTTTTCCCAGGCCGAGAAGGTTTATATTATGTGA
- the maea gene encoding E3 ubiquitin-protein transferase MAEA isoform X2, giving the protein MVVAELEKTLSSFPVVDTVVSLLDGVVEKLSALKRKAAESIQAEDESAKLCKRRIEHLKEHSSDQPASANVWKKKRMDRMMVEHLLRCGYYNTAVKLARQSGIEDLVNIEMFLTAKEVEESLERQETATCLAWCHDNKSRLRKMKSCLEFSLRIQEFIELIRQNKRMDAVRHARKHFSQAEGGQLDEVRQVMGMLAFPSDTHISPYKDLLDPARWKMLIQQFRYDNYRLHQLGNNSVFTITLQAGLSAIKTPQCYKEDGTSKNPDCPVCSKSLNKLAQPLPMAHCANSRLVCKISGEVMNENNPPMMLPNGYVYGYNSLLSIRQDDKVVCPRTKEVFNFSQAEKVYIM; this is encoded by the exons ATGGTGGTGGCAGAGCTGGAGAAAACACTCAGTAGCTTTCCAGTGGTGGATACTGTAGTCTCTCTCCTGGATGGGGTGGTTGAGAAGCTCAGCGCCCTCAAGAGAAAG GCAGCTGAGTCTATCCAAGCAGAAGATGAGAGTGCCAAGTTATGTAAGCGACGCATAGAGCACCTGAAGGAACATAGCAGTGACCAGCCGGCCAGCGCCAACGTTTGGAAGAAGAAGCGCATGGACCGCATGATGGTGGAACACTTACTACGATGTGGCTATTACAACACCGCAGTCAAGCTAGCCAGACAAAGTGGGATTGAG GATTTGGTCAACATAGAAATGTTTCTTACTGCAAAAGAGGTTGAAGAATCTCTTGAACGTCAGGAAACGGCCACCTGTCTGGCTTGGTGCCACGATAACAAGTCTCGCTTACGGAAAATGAAA AGCTGTTTGGAGTTCAGTTTAAGGATCCAGGAATTTATTGAACTCATTCGACAAAACAAACGAATGGACGCAGTAAG ACATGCACGCAAACACTTCAGCCAAGCAGAAGGAGGGCAGTTGGATGAGGTACGGCAAGTGATGGGCATGCTGGCGTTTCCCTCAGACACGCACATCTCACCATATAAG GATCTTTTGGATCCAGCTCGCTGGAAAATGCTGATCCAGCAATTCAGATATGACAACTACAGATTACACCAGCTGGGGAACAACTCCGTGTTTACAATTACCCTGCAGGCAGGGCTGTCTGCCATCAAAACCCC CCAGTGTTATAAAGAGGATGGCACTTCCAAAAATCCAGACTGCCCTGTCTGCAGTAAGTCGCTGAACAAATTGGCTCAACCTCTTCCCATGGCCCACTGTGCAAACTCAAGGCTGGTGTGCAAAATCTCTGGCGAGGTCATGAACGAGAACAACCCACCCATGATGCTGCCTAATGGCTATGTTTATGGATACAAT TCTCTCTTGTCCATTCGTCAAGATGACAAGGTGGTATGCCCCAGGACCAAAGAGGTTTTCAACTTTTCCCAGGCCGAGAAGGTTTATATTATGTGA